Genomic DNA from Primulina huaijiensis isolate GDHJ02 unplaced genomic scaffold, ASM1229523v2 scaffold42297, whole genome shotgun sequence:
CAAGAGGACCCTTATTTTCATTAGTTAACGTTTTTTTTATCTGTATTAGGCTGTCGTCCAATCTAATCAAAGGCCTctacttccaaaatttaatatgcTGAAACGACTAGAAGTTTTTACAAAATGCAACAGTGGAGCACTTCTAGAGTTGCTTCATGCTATGCCATTTCTTGAATCGATCGTCTTAGAGATGGTATGTTTTTTGCCACCCTCCTAATATCCATCATCTGGAGAAAATGTTTGTATATGTTTCCTCTTTAGGTAAATAGCTAGCACAGACAATCATTTCTTGTTCCCTTAATTAAATTTTACGAGTGTTTCTCAAAACTAacctaaaaaatttattttgtaccCAACGGGTCTGGATCCTTGTATGTCAAAAATTATTGTATTCATGGTTATCTTTTTTTACAGTGGTACTGGgatgattatgattatgatgaGGTAGAATCTTTGCCATCCTGTATTGTATCTCATCTTAAAGAAGTCCAGTTTAGGTCGTTCAGTAAGACGTTACCAGACTATCGTATGGCGCAGTTTCTGTGGACAAATGCTTTACGGCTGAAGAAAATAGTTGGGTTGCGCAGGGAGAGTTCTGAAGAAAGGCAAAGGAAGAAAATGTTTGGGCATGTCAGGGAGGAATCTGAAGAAAAGGAAATTGAgaatttttgggcaaaattgaagACTgtgtttaaacataaaaaacatGGCATATTTGTCAAAAGATAATGCTAACTTGAGTTTGGTTGAAAAAACTAGAAATTCTGTTTTTGGAAGAcaaaatatactttatttttctaggattagactttcaaatttaaatcatatatatgagggagattttattattatgtgtttagattaaaatattattattttttgaattttatttaattttcttttaaaaaaaatttaaaaaaattcaaaattgggTTAATCGGGTTGATCGGGTTGATCCGGGGTTCGAGTTTgggttgagagttttcgggttggctcgggttcggattggacaatttttgaatagtactgtTGCTCAACCCGACACTACCTATCCAACCtacccgaattgacacccctaCAGTATTATCAAAAGATACTCAACACACACACatctagtttttttaaaaaaacatgatggaggataattgttcaaatttttttaaaaggttatatttttttctatttttattatattatttgtttatcaAATAATCTACTACTTTAATTCCATTTTTTAACACTCctacttcaattttttttttattacaacacacGGGGAGGGGGATCGAACCCGGAGAACCGGCTAATCCGGCAGGTGGTGAGACCACCGGGCTACAAGCCCGGTCTCCACTCCTACTTCAATTTTGGAAACATTAGAAACATATCTCTACTTGGCTTAATCACACATATAAATTTCACTATACATACATAATACACTCTTACAAATTTCACACAACCAGATAACAATTAAATCAAAGGAgataaatatatgtttaataattcatgtaaaatttatttttaaaaaaataaatggtgtGCCAACCCAACGAACTCAACCCAACCCGTCCTAACCCATAACTGAAACGATTAACTGGTTTTAATATGCTTCCAAACAGATTATTAAAAACATAAGTCATCCAGTCTTTTTTCTTAAGGTAGTTTGGGACATGATTGTACGAATCCAAATTGACATCTCAACATAAATCAATCTAAtgaaccaaaaaaaatttggaaacacACGAAGTTTTAGAAAATACAATAACTGCTAGATTTGCTTCAGGCAATGCAATTTATTGAATCGATCGTAATAAATACAACAAGGTTTTCGCCCCTAATATTATCCACCATTCGTCGAAAATTATTGCATGTGTTCATTTTTCAGGTAAGTATCTAGCACATGCAAGCATtgttgtttttactttctttcaattttacatgtattttttaaaCACGAGTTATCCTGTATTAAAATCGAAAATGGCGAACGttgcaaaatttttttatataaaatttaaaaattactttGCTGCATGGTCTGCCATTAAAATTGGATAACCATGCAAGGAAAGTCGACCCTAATATAAATATAGCGACATAATGCCAGATCCAATTATCCCGATTCGCATGAGACTGTGGAGTTCATATAATCAGACATGAACCCCCATGACTCCAAACCTTGATATGACATATGCTAGGTTCGAAAAAGTGCAAAACTTTGACATTATGTTTacaattttatttacttttcaaTTGTTTTTGAAAAGAGTAaccttccatttttttttttttaaaaaaaagaacacCTATATATATACCGGTAGCAACGGCACATACATTGCCATTTGCCAAGCCCATTACATCAACAAAATCGAGATTCAGACaagtttctttgttttgttttgttttgttttttttcccttttaccTTTGAGCAGACACAAGTTTCTCCTGATAGGGACGGACGCATACAGATTAATCATGGGACTAAGAGAGCAATCAGGGCTGTAACCATCCTGAAATCACAACAGTTCACCGGGTAAAAGTTAAAACCATCACTTTTATATGTGAGTTTTTGGGTTTTTTAATTCTCGTAGATCTTGTTTCGATTTTTTGGTTTTATCAGTGATTTTTTGTTTTAGACTGATTTGTTAAATTTTACCTTCTCTTTTCTTGCTTTCCGCATTTTTTTTGTGGAAAAAATTAGTACATGTATGGTATCCAATGATGCTCCCAAAATAGAATTTGCAGAAATGGGCGTGCGCTGGTGTATAACTCTATTTgagagaatatatatataatttttataagctTTTTTTGCTAGAAATGAGGATTTCTCCAAGATTTTAGTATGCTGCCATCCTCCCTTGTACCATTTTATTAGATTCCTTTGGATAACCATCAATTTTCcctctgatttgattggtaactcAAGTTCCACAATTTTGTTTAGCATTTCAGGTGGACTTTTAAAGTTATGGGGGAAAACATTCAGATTGACAGCAATGCTGGTAAGAAACCAAGAATAACGTATGATGACAGCGAAAACATCATCACTAATTTACCTGAATGTATTATTAGTCAAATTCTGTCCCTCCTGCCTACAAAGGACGCTCTGCGAACTTGTGTTCTGTCCAAAGACTGGGAATACAAATGGACTTCCATTTACAATATACACATAAGTGATGGAGAGCGATTTTTGCTTAAGCAAACTAGGAAGACGAGCTTTGTTAATTTTGTGGACAGGGTCTTCTTTCTTTCTCGGCATTCGACCTTAAAGAGATTTTATCTTTGTTGTCGTCATAAGTACGATTCACATCGCGTAATATCATGGATATCTGGTGCACTAATGAGAAACGTCGAGGATATGCATATAGTTTATAACGACGAAGGAGTTGTTTTACCCCGTTGCCTTTTCGATTGCAAGTCATTGACTAGTTTGAAACTGCAATTGCCTTGTATTTTCAGAGTTTCAGCCCATAATCTTTTTTTCAGTCTTAAGATTTTGTATCTTACTAAAACTAAAATTCTAAGTGACCATGTCCTCAGTACCGACcgattgatatttgattttccGGTCCTGGAAACTCTTGAACTACAGAACTGTGAGTGGTTGAAAGTAAATTTTGTGGAAATCAATTCTCCAGCCTTGACTAAGCTCCATGTGATACATTACTTGAGTCTTCCTGAAGCAGATAAATACCGGATCAAGATTTCTGGAGCCAAGATTGCGAAGTTCGAATATTATGgtcattttcttgaattttttgatcTCGGTACATCATCAGTCTTTTCTGCAGCTGTTGATTTTCACTGTTTTCCAAAAGATATCCAAGTAGTTAGAAAGAATGGATTACAAGCTCGGTCCTTATTGAAAGGATTATTCTCTGGtctaaatcatttgaaattatccGGGGAGGTTGTTGAGGTTAGTTTCCCTAATCATTCTACTTTCATTATGTTAACATCTCTGCTCCAATACGAAAAATTAAAGGTAAAAAAGGGGACTTCATGACTTCAGAATTGTGAGATTGTAAAATATGGTAAATGTGGAGAAATATAATAGTGAATTAATTTTCTGTCTGAAACATTGATTGACATTTTCAAAGTTGCTGAAAAATGAGTCGGCAGAGAACAAGTTTACTTGTTATGAACAAGATTAATGTGTTTATATGACTGACTTAATGTTTCTTTATCAGTATTTTTTCAATGTAAAGAGCAAACCTCATGTGGAGACTTGAATCTGACTCATATTTCCGAAGCAttactctttgattttttcGGTCTCTAGCCCTGGTTTCTTGGTtcgatgaaatttaaaaatcattggACCCTTATTTCCATTAGTTGTAACATTTGTTTTATTTGTGTTAGGCCATCGCCAAATCTAAACAAGGGCATCCGCTTCCTCAATTTAATATGCTGAAACGATTAGAAGTTTTCACAAAATGCGACAGTGGAGAACTTCTAGAGTTTCTTCACGCGACCCCATTTCTTGAATCCATCGTCTTACATATGGTAAGTTTTTCGCCACCCTCCTGATATACATCCTCTAAAGAAAATGGTCGTAGCCGTTGCCTCCATAGGTACGTAAATATCTAGCACAAGCAAACATTTTTTGTTGGTCCCTTGTTTAAATTTTACATGTATTTTTCAAAACTAACTTATCctcaaaaatttatttagtgCCCGAACCCTTTAATCCTTAGATGTCGAAAATTATTGTATCCATGGTTTTGTTTTTCCACAGGACCACTGGGATGACTACGATTATGACGCGGTGCAATATGTGCCATCATGTATCATGTCCCATCTTAATGAAGTTCGGTTTAGTCGGTTCAGCAAGAGACTACCAGATTATCGTATGGCAGATTTTTTATTGTCGAATGCTACACAGCTAAAGAAAATGACGGGGCTGCGCAGGGACAGTCGGGAAGAAAGGCAAAAGAAGAAAATGTCAGGGGATGAATCTGAAGAAAAGGAAATTGAGGATTTCTGGGCAAAACTGAGAAGTgcatttaaacataaaaaacatGGTAgattttgaactttgaatttGGTCGAAAACGTTAACGGATAACTTTTGTTGGTGTTTTTGGTAATCACATTTTCGTGTGACTTTTCTTGGTTAATTGACTTGTTGGGTTTTAAATGATATCAGCAATATTGTGGATTttggactatttggttatgcATGGGATCGTCTTCCCTTGTTTCTCGTGTTATAATCTTGGTACTTCTATgttttttcattatatatagtGCTAAAAGTAcattcaatatattttatatctgtTGTGACCTGAAATTAACCACACAAGCCAAGCCTTTAAACCACATTCAAGCCATGAATTCAATGAGGAATTTGAAGAGCCATAACAACATGTTAATGGTGTTTAAGGCCATCGAGAAGGCCATAAAGATGGATGCAATGGCCTTGAATGAGAGCCTTTTCATCTCCCCTCCatgagcctataaataccatgCATGATGACCAAAAAGAAGGCACAAAACATTCACAAACATTCTGAAAATTTCAGCAGAAAAATAGCCATACTTTCGGGCTCCCTAGCAGCTATTTTCAAAGCACCGCAGTAGCCGAATTCTTGTCCGGTTCGACGCAGTCCAGGAGCTTTCGTGTCTGAATTTTAGTTGTGTTTCcctcaaatctttgaagattatcatcaggtaagtgggcttttgctatactattacgtacacttgcatttcataagtgtactactcgatatatatatatcaacatacttgttcttcgtaagtatgtccacatttgtttaaaaatacattatgtATGTTTCTTCaaattcgatcggcatgataCATTCGTTtctatttgttatgaaaatccttgaacaatttgttgtttgatattaataataatatttgaaagcatgtttgaaatatttgaaatgcactgtaatgattcgaattagaaatggcaaggaaattccgatatttgatatgctttgtttaaggccctgatgcggtggattataataaccgttcttttggcctcgccccttagaggagtaacatataggggactatcagtaaaccatgaaaatgagatgattttcagtgctacGTTTGTACTTTGTTTATATTCGACTCAACATGCTTACTATTGAAATTATGATTccattgaaattatgataatatatttgtataattatCACCTTGATATTTATTATGTCCGATCGGctcccatttactgagtattttccaaatactcaccccttacattcccaccccagataagaacgagcaACAAATCGAaaataaagaacaagaatattttTGGGAATGGTGATGAAGCCAATCCACTTCAAGACCAGTATTGTCATTCtgtattttagttattttatcGTATAttacgcttccgcatttcgtttcaatcgcattgtaaagacgattattgcGTTATGTTATAGACTGGCTTTTGGTTATTTGATGTACTACATGGCTCTTTGTTAtacgattttaaattgttaaacaacgccgatgacacgtctcggtttcggggcgtgacaatatCGATATTTACGTCTTTTATATCACGAGATTTTGTATTCCATTTATCatgagattttgacaaatttaaaaatgtattgaattttttgtgatgTAATATATAACTCactcttttattattttgaacttatatatttttttgaaaaaatatataatttatattttcagcTCTCATATTAAAAAGTCATCACTTACAGGTTTATTTTGAAAAAGTTGATTTATGTTTCTCTTTTGATAAATTATAGGGATTATTGATATGGTGTCAAAACCATTTTTTTAATCGAAATCATCAACTTTGGTCATACATATATGATTCATACATATATGAATTGATATGATTCATGctataatttgataatttttaaaaaaatcatcaactTTGGTCATACATATATTTAAGTTCACTGTTTTATCTTTTAGTTTTCTATTTAAGTTCACTGTTTTACCTTGATTAATAATTCAAATTGGCGATAATGCCacgaaaaagaaaagaaaacgtctTAGAAGTTAATAAGATAATGAAATCTCATAAAAGGAAATATGCTTGTTTATAAGATCGTATATTGGCAAAAAATATTCGGCgaagaaaagaaaagcaaatgcCAATCCTAAGCACAACTGATAGAGAAAATGCTGAGGCCGACCTGCTAAAATATATAGTAAGTAGTCCAGATTTACTGCAAAATGTGCCAAATTGTGAATTTTGTGATGTAAAACATATTTACTTAGAACAACCAAAATTTTGTTGTTCAATaagagaaataaattttttacctACATAAATGTCTTTTGAGTTGGTACATTTGTATCTTGGTAGAATTAGTACAATTGTATCTCTTAGTAATACTGAAGATGCTAAAGAATTCAATAATTGTGTTTGTATTTATAATGCATTCACTCCAATGGGTGTACATTGAGACAAATCTTTAGCTACAAGAAGTGATGGAATCTATACATTTCGGGCACAAGGTCAAGTTTACCAATTTATGGATCAATTAATACCATCAAATAatgaaaaactaaaaatatgtaACTCTATTTTTTTGATATTGAACATGAGATCTTGGATAGGATGTGTATTAGTTCAAAATTTGAGGAAACTATTGTAGAAAAATTAATTCATATTTTAACAATAAATCCATATGCAAATTTTTTTCGGAGTCTTAATAGCATTCATAACctaaacaaatataaatttgcTTTACAAACTGATCCTACGACCAAAGCGTTCTTATAAGGCTACTATGTCTCAAATTGATGGAATATGTCTAGAATCTAATGAAGGAGAGCAATATTCAAGTCAACACATAAGTATATCCACAAGATATACATTAAACACTATTTTGTTTGTTATGATCCTATGCAATATCCtctcatattttcaaatgaaaaatcTGGCTGGTCGAAAAAGTGAAAGATTAGATCAAAGACAAAAAAGAAAGACTCCTAGACCAACACACGACGATGAAACCATCTATGACATCCAAAATTCCATAAATGCAAATTACTTCACACACACTGAAAATCAAAGTAAATTCAAGTTACAATTATTGTAATCTTCAAAATTGAAATGTAGTAATGCAATTTATAAATTTAGTTATATTTACAAAATTGTTTTATTGTTCATATAGGTTCTTAAAAGAGCAATAGTAAAAGGTTAATGATGTCATGTCGTGAATATTATTGTTATAAGTTACAAATAAGAAAGAATGATAAATCTTTCTTACTACATATTGGTAGGATTTTGCAACAATATATAGTAGATATGTACATTAAAATTGAAACATAAAGGTTAGACTTTTTTAGAACTATGGACATGCAAAATCGTTAACGAAATGAAGTATATTGTGGTTTACTAGATAGTATTACACAAGAGAGTCAAATGGGTGTTGATGTTGGAAAACATATGATATTACATGCGTCATTTATTGGAGGACATAGAGATATGCGCAATAGGTATATGAATGCTATAACTTTAGTACAACGTTGTGGAAAGcctgatatttttttaacaataactTCAAATCCAAATTGGCCATAAATAAAAGCTTTGTGCTTACCTTAAGATGAAATACAAAATAGACTTGATTTAATTGCTAGAGTATTTCGTGCGCAGCTCcaagttttaaaagatgaattgTTTAACAAGGAAATTTTTGGTCATGTTGTTGCTTACACTTATATAATAGAATTCCAACAAATAGTTTTAGCATGTGCTCATTTTTCGCTTAGTTTGAACCAATCATAAAAATGTTTTACCCTGAAACATTTGATAGAATCGTTTGTGCATAATTATCTCATCTTAAACATATGATGCCTGGACCATGTGTTTATTTATCTGAAATGCCCTTGTATGAAAAAGGGTTCCTGTAAATTTAATTACCCTCAGGATTTATAAGAAAATGCTAAATATGAAACAAATTCATATCCAATATATCGTCGTAGAAATAGCAATCATGTTGTTACTATTAGGGGTTCAGAGCTTAATAGTCAGTGGGTTGTACCTTATAATCAATATCTTTCGGCCAAATTTAATTGTCAGATTaatgttgaaatattttaaactattcaaactataaaatatatctataaatatatttataaaggACATGTCAAGATTTTACATACATTAGTTGCAGATGAAAGAGACCTCATAGTTGATTATACTAAAAATTTTCAATGTGCAAGATGGATTTCACCTCCTGAAGTAATTTAGcgaattttcaaatttgatCTTAACCGTGTGCATCCATCAGTAACATGCTTATCAATTCATTTAGAGAACGAACAATTTGTAACTTTCCTTGCTAAACAATCATTATGCAGCATTGCTAATAATCctacaattttaaaaactatGTGAACACAATTTTTCTACATGAACAAGTACAATGACTATGCTAAAAAACTGAATTGCTTATTCGTTGAATTTCTTTAATTGGCACAATGATTCAAAAGAATGGGAACCACGTAAAAAAACATGAAGTAATAGGTCGGATTTTTAGTTGCCACCCACCAGACGACAAAAAGTTTTATCTAAAGTTGTCGCTATTGCACGTTAGAAAATCTAATTCTATAAcaatagaaaatataatttatacataaatgttaaaatattctactgaaaaaatttaaataatttttagattCATCCAATGAAACAGTCCTATATTGGTCGTGGACAATGTCACTGTAACTATCTATTTCAAAAAAGAagtcaaaaaattaataacGTGATGACTAAGatttctaatttaaaataataaattgtaaCCTAACATATGTTAATAGTCACCCGTGACTAGCCTACTTGTGTTGAAGTGGACAAAACTAATCACAATATTTGTCAAAAATTATCCTAGCTCAACCTATTTTTTACCTTATATATTCTGATATGATTAGTCACTTGAAGGTTAACGTACTCACGATATAGAATTTCTCAGTACTTTTCCTTTACTAACTACAAGTTCAGTTTTGTAGATCAAATCCAATGGAAAACAATCTTTACTGTTCCTGTATCGACTGCGGAAAATGTCACTAAAATTATCTATTTCAGAAAGAAGTCTAAGAATCAATAAGAATATTTTACTCCAACCCAGTATGGGCTGTCATCTTACGAACAATACTTAAGATGGAATCCAAGCTTTCTCTCCTACTAGACTATGGAACTTGTATTGAAACAGAAGTAGATATCAATTATATACATCAAAACCAATATGTacattaaatgaataataaactaGTTATCTTGTAGTATAGAAAATGCTTAGTTGTAAAACATATGTATAAACCTATTAAGAGCTCTAGATTGTACTGTATCAAAACTACATATATGAAAACTGATTTTTACTTCTTAATTCTATGTATTTACTTCTTTCTCCTTATAGCACATCAACCATCTCTCTTTTAAGTTTCTTCCACTTATATCATAGTGAACTTTACATTGTTCTCACCACGAGGTTCGAATAAATTCTGTTCATAtactttaatttcttttattagtCCCTCATTGTAGTATTCTAATCGGTTGTTCtatgaattaaattaaagttcATGTTTTcatatcttaaaaaaataaaNCTGTTCTATGACTTATATTAAAGTTCATGTTTTcatatcttaaaaaaataaagttaccaagTTCATAAATCTATCAACTAGATTCTTTAATATAAAAACCTTATAGTCGTTACTATCCTTTCCATATTaatagattttcaaatttattttattaatctcGAGCTTTGGTATTTTTATCGATTGTTCAACGGATCAAAGTACAgttaatatataaattgaaGTTACCAAGTTCACAAATCAATCAACATCAATAATGTTATTAAGTATAAAGACCTCATAGTCGTTGCCATGCATTCAATATggatattatattttcaaatgtcTAATAACCTATTTATGGAGTTGTCATCTGATTAGGTTTTACGATGAACGTATGTTTCATGTCCAATTTAAGGCAAGTAGTTAAATTTCTTCCACTTTAACCCATACTCAACCTTTTTCCTTGCTATTTCCACTTCTATAAGCTTCTTCCACTTTCCcaaatcttattttttttaagcacAATCCCAACATGAAAAATAATCATGTAACtacaaatgcaaaaaaaaaaaaaaccactatAATCAAAATACATATGGCTTCAACCAAAAGATAAGTATTCAAGTCATTCGATCTGGTTAGCTAAATCAGTTTTTAAATAGGATAAACCTTTTGGACATTACAATATGCATATGCAACTCTAACAAGATTAAACTTTCAAAGTTTACAAAttcttaaattataaatttctaaatctaacatatcatcttatACCCGAGCATGTAAACATGCGTAATTTACTTAAGTTTTTTTATAGATTACAATGCTGACATTTTTTTCCATATTTAACATCGACACAAGttatttcacatttttcatTTCTTTAACCTTTTTACTcgaacatattatttttattaatatcttAAAAACTCGAAGTATGTATTGTTAATTATATCAATTAATTATGAAGGAATcgatattgttttattttagtttagatttaattatttgatatacATTAGCAAAAATTAAAGTATAAAATAAAACCTATGCAAATATAAACAcacgtttaattttttttaaaaaataaaaatataaacgaCCATAGATTGCACTACAAACCTAGGTATTCTTGGGGTGACCATGCCTAGTATATAAATAACGCTAGAATTTGCTTGAGCCTGGCTTCCGGCAAAGACCTGCGAGCATGGGGAAGTTTCTCGCAACAGATCAGTACTCGGATTCAGAGGCCAATTAGGGTTTCAATTCAAATTATTTCTTCAGGTAAAAGTTGAAGCCTCTAAGGTTTGTTATGCTTTTGGTTTTATCTCTTCATTGTTCTTGTTTTAGGACTCTAATGCTATACTTTACCTGCTGTTTTTTCTTGCTTCCTGCATTTTCTTCCGAAAAGTTTGCTTCTTGCAGTCAATATAGATATTAGTGTCCTTAAAAATGTTGATTTGTCCAAGATGCATTTGGCTGGCTGCCTCCCTTGTGCCATTTTATTGAATTCTTGGGTCGATAGGATTTGATTCAGTAACTGAGTTCTATGGTTTCTTTAACGTTTCAGGTTGACTGTTGAAATGGTGGATGAAAGCATTCAAATTGACCGTGATGCAGGTAAGAAACCTAGACTGGCGGCTGATAAGGAGGGGAACGAAGGTGAAGACATTATTAGTAATATGCCCGAAACTATTATTTGTCAGATTCTATCCCTTTTACCCACTAAGGATGTTTTGCGAACTTGTGTTCTCTCGAAGGATTGGGAATACAAGTGGACAGGCATTTATAATATAGACATCAATGATGTTCAGCGGTTTTCACTTAAGACGACTAGGAAGACAAGTGTTGTTAACTTTGTGGATAGGATCTTCATTCTTTCTCGGAACGTGAGCTTGAAAAGATTTCGCCTTTTGTGTCAGCAGAAGTACGATGCACGTCGAATGTTGACGTGGATATCTGCTGCATTGATGAGGAATGTTGAGGATTTGGAAATAGTTTATAATTTTGAAGGTGTCGTTCTGCCTCGTTGTTTCTTTGATTGCAACTCACTGACAAACCTGAAGCTACAGTTGCCTTGCATTTTCAGGCCATTGCAAAATTGGTTTTCCAAACTTAAAGATCTGTATCTTGCTAAAGTTGAAATTCTAAATGAGCATGCTCCCAGTACTAGCCAACTGATGTTTGAATTTCCAGTCTTGGAAACACTTGAACTAAGAGAGTGCAAATGGTTGAAAGTGGATTTTGTGGAAATCAATGCTCCGTCCTTAACTAAGTTCAATGTGTGCTCCAATGTCTCCGAAATTGAGAACTTCCAGATGAAGATATCCGCAGCCAAGCTTGTGAAGTTTGCAGTTTCTGGCCTTTCTCTAGGAATTTTTGACCTAAGTGCATCATCAGTCTGTTGTGCTTCAGTTGATTTTATGAGTTACGCGTGTGATCTTCAAGGAATTAGAAAGAATGGGCTACACGCTCGGCTCTTATTGAAAGGATGCTCGGGTTTAAATCATTTGCAACTATTGACTGATAGCATGGAGGTTAGTTCGCCTAACCATGTTGGTTTTATTATATTACATGGTGGATACATTGCTAGTAATCACAGAATTGTCTCACCGAGGAATTAATTAAACCTAATGATTTGGTCAATACTCGTTGCATTTAAGCTCTTTGGCATCCTGATCCCCTCACAATAAATTTAAAGCAATAAAGGTGGCTTCGCTACTTGAGATTTTTTATATTGTAAAATCTAGTGAATGCTGAAAAGTAGATATTGAAATGATTTTCTGTATCTGAAAATACTGATAACTTTTCCAAAGTTAATGAAAATAAGTTG
This window encodes:
- the LOC140969556 gene encoding uncharacterized protein isoform X6 produces the protein MMIYGECVPSTSKLVFDFPVLETLELQNCKWLKVNLVEINAPVLSVFKVICYSDLREVDKCQIKFCKAKLVKCEFFGHFVEDFDFSATSVFSATIDIHLIRKIGLQAGLLLKGFCGLNHLKISGEVVEAVVQSNQRPLLPKFNMLKRLEVFTKCNSGALLELLHAMPFLESIVLEMWYWDDYDYDEVESLPSCIVSHLKEVQFRSFSKTLPDYRMAQFLWTNALRLKKIVGLRRESSEERQRKKMFGHVREESEEKEIENFWAKLKTVFKHKKHGIFVKR
- the LOC140969555 gene encoding F-box/FBD/LRR-repeat protein At3g14710-like, which encodes MGENIQIDSNAGKKPRITYDDSENIITNLPECIISQILSLLPTKDALRTCVLSKDWEYKWTSIYNIHISDGERFLLKQTRKTSFVNFVDRVFFLSRHSTLKRFYLCCRHKYDSHRVISWISGALMRNVEDMHIVYNDEGVVLPRCLFDCKSLTSLKLQLPCIFRVSAHNLFFSLKILYLTKTKILSDHVLSTDRLIFDFPVLETLELQNCEWLKVNFVEINSPALTKLHVIHYLSLPEADKYRIKISGAKIAKFEYYGHFLEFFDLGTSSVFSAAVDFHCFPKDIQVVRKNGLQARSLLKGLFSGLNHLKLSGEVVEAIAKSKQGHPLPQFNMLKRLEVFTKCDSGELLEFLHATPFLESIVLHMDHWDDYDYDAVQYVPSCIMSHLNEVRFSRFSKRLPDYRMADFLLSNATQLKKMTGLRRDSREERQKKKMSGDESEEKEIEDFWAKLRSAFKHKKHGRF
- the LOC140969558 gene encoding F-box/FBD/LRR-repeat protein At2g26030-like isoform X1; translation: MVDESIQIDRDAGKKPRLAADKEGNEGEDIISNMPETIICQILSLLPTKDVLRTCVLSKDWEYKWTGIYNIDINDVQRFSLKTTRKTSVVNFVDRIFILSRNVSLKRFRLLCQQKYDARRMLTWISAALMRNVEDLEIVYNFEGVVLPRCFFDCNSLTNLKLQLPCIFRPLQNWFSKLKDLYLAKVEILNEHAPSTSQLMFEFPVLETLELRECKWLKVDFVEINAPSLTKFNVCSNVSEIENFQMKISAAKLVKFAVSGLSLGIFDLSASSVCCASVDFMSYACDLQGIRKNGLHARLLLKGCSGLNHLQLLTDSMEAIDQSKQGPPLPKFIMLKRLEISTRCKIEAFLEFLHSTPYLERLRLNMWDCDDYDYDSFEPIPSCIVSHLSEVEFYGFKGMKPHVHLADFFLKNAVELKMMSGLFRKKCEERRAEKNFWARLKKVFGDGNFEVNYEIKNMADFERLFG
- the LOC140969558 gene encoding F-box/LRR-repeat protein At3g03030-like isoform X2, which produces MKAFKLTVMQVRNLDWRLIRRGTKDWEYKWTGIYNIDINDVQRFSLKTTRKTSVVNFVDRIFILSRNVSLKRFRLLCQQKYDARRMLTWISAALMRNVEDLEIVYNFEGVVLPRCFFDCNSLTNLKLQLPCIFRPLQNWFSKLKDLYLAKVEILNEHAPSTSQLMFEFPVLETLELRECKWLKVDFVEINAPSLTKFNVCSNVSEIENFQMKISAAKLVKFAVSGLSLGIFDLSASSVCCASVDFMSYACDLQGIRKNGLHARLLLKGCSGLNHLQLLTDSMEAIDQSKQGPPLPKFIMLKRLEISTRCKIEAFLEFLHSTPYLERLRLNMWDCDDYDYDSFEPIPSCIVSHLSEVEFYGFKGMKPHVHLADFFLKNAVELKMMSGLFRKKCEERRAEKNFWARLKKVFGDGNFEVNYEIKNMADFERLFG